The following are encoded in a window of Naumovozyma castellii chromosome 8, complete genome genomic DNA:
- the TRR2 gene encoding thioredoxin-disulfide reductase TRR2 (ancestral locus Anc_5.411), with product MNIIIKQQGLLKTPLSLQKNNTFKLLLNRMVHHKVTIIGSGPAAHTAAIYLARAEIKPTLYEGMMANGIAAGGQLTTTTEIENFPGFPDGLTGSELMDRMRAQSEKFGTEIITETISKVDLSSRPFKIWTEFNEDEEPITTDAIVLSTGASAKRLHLPGEETYWQKGISACAVCDGAVPIFRNKPLAVIGGGDSACEEAQFLTKYGSKVYLIVRKDHLRASTIMQRRAEKNEKIEIVYNTVTLEAKGNEKLLNGLRVKNVKTNEESDLEVSGLFYAIGHTPATKIVEGQVDLDESGYIKTVPGSSLTSVPGLFAAGDVQDSRYRQAITSAGSGCMAGLDAERYLTELE from the coding sequence ATgaacatcatcatcaaacaACAAGGGTTACTCAAAACACCTCTATCGCTACAGAAAAACAACACTTTCAAACTACTACTAAACAGAATGGTTCATCACAAAGTCACTATTATTGGCTCAGGTCCAGCTGCTCACACCGCAGCCATCTACTTGGCCAGGGCCGAGATCAAACCAACATTATACGAAGGTATGATGGCTAATGGTATTGCTGCAGGTGGTCAGTTAACCACCACTACTgagattgaaaatttccCTGGTTTCCCAGATGGATTAACAGGGTCTGAGTTAATGGATAGAATGAGAGCAcaatctgaaaaatttggtacTGAAATAATTACAGAGACCATTTCCAAAGTGGATTTATCTTCTAGACCGTTCAAGATATGGACTGAATTCaatgaggatgaagaacCTATTACAACAGACGCTATCGTCTTGTCCACAGGTGCTTCTGCTAAGAGATTGCATTTGCCCGGTGAAGAAACTTATTGGCAAAAGGGGATTTCTGCCTGTGCCGTTTGTGACGGTGCTGTGCCCATCTTTAGAAATAAACCATTAGCTGTTATCGGGGGTGGTGATTCTGCCTGTGAAGAAGCTCAATTTTTAACGAAATATGGGTCTAAAGTTTATTTAATCGTGAGGAAGGATCATCTACGTGCGTCTACCATCATGCAAAGACGTgctgaaaagaatgaaaagattgaaataGTTTACAATACAGTCACTTTAGAAGCTAAGGGTAATGAGAAACTATTGAATGGCCTAAGAGTTAAGAATGTTAAGACcaatgaagaatctgaCTTAGAAGTTAGCGGATTGTTCTATGCCATTGGTCATACCCCTGCAACTAAGATCGTGGAGGGTCAAGTGGATCTTGATGAATCTGGATATATTAAGACTGTTCCAGGTTCTTCATTGACTTCAGTTCCAGGTCTCTTTGCTGCTGGTGACGTTCAAGATTCTAGATACAGACAAGCTATCACTTCTGCCGGATCTGGTTGTATGGCTGGTTTGGACGCTGAAAGATACTTGACCGAATTAGAATAG
- the ERP5 gene encoding Erp5p (ancestral locus Anc_5.420), producing the protein MRSIIPGFFLLFALFSKFALSVHFYVNSGETKCFYENLSKGNLLIADLDTSIEKKGIYEEDSDVVVMVTIDETFDNNHRVLSQKNAYTGDFTFTALDSGEHKICVSPSYPQELSAKIRVFIELDIGHVSSLDSQRKDDVKSTVNRMKQLNQRLLNIRQEQREIRENEAIFRDQSESVNSKIMSWSILQFLALIAVCWFQLRYLKNFFIKQKVL; encoded by the coding sequence ATGAGAAGCATAATACCAGgcttttttcttctttttgcactattttctaaatttgCTCTGTCAGTCCATTTCTACGTGAATTCAGGTGAAACAAAGTGTTTCTATGAAAACTTGTCTAAAGGGAATCTATTGATTGCCGATTTGGATACCTCCATCGAGAAAAAGGGAATATATGAGGAAGATTCagatgttgttgttatggTAACTATTGATGAAacatttgataataatcaCCGCGTCCTGAGTCAGAAGAACGCATACACCGGTGACTTTACTTTTACTGCATTGGATTCGGGTGAACATAAAATTTGTGTGAGTCCCTCATATCCACAGGAATTATCAGCGAAGATAAGAGTATTTATTGAGCTAGATATTGGCCATGTAAGCTCTTTAGATAGTCAGAGGAAAGACGATGTAAAATCTACAGTGAATAGAATGAAACAACTGAATCAAAGACTGTTAAATATCCGTCAAGAACAAAGAGAGATTAGAGAAAATGAAGCGATATTTAGAGATCAAAGTGAATCTGTCAATAGCAAGATAATGTCATGGTCGATTTTACAATTTCTAGCTTTAATTGCTGTTTGCTGGTTCCAACTTCGTTACTTAAAGAACTTTTTTATCAAACAAAAAGTTCTGTAA
- the NCAS0H01960 gene encoding uncharacterized protein (ancestral locus Anc_5.410), with amino-acid sequence MLCECELCVSFIWIEVIFVAYELSSGSVRPIYIYKLQTNPKSYFHLILYQLIIMATNNNIQLNAINTVPLSSNNVNSEHGSARLDLFTNEAGDPSSGNVNSNIPSQPDLSIPRFISNQGPSDLNSIDIEQFKLFQQFQQFLKLTNNPQSQNSSTPSSPTPEIFNLPQQIPIEPKIQTPSPPPIIMNPNSQPSSLTSITINLTKVKSPDEFNLWIIHFIKFLNGRLLTDVIPDEFGTAKRLCTNQEKKFITYIFKQHVPYDHYPSWMKIALQDPHL; translated from the coding sequence ATGTTGTGTGAATGTGAACTATGTGTATCGTTTATTTGGATTGAAGTTATTTTTGTAGCCTATGAACTGTCATCCGGCAGTGTGCGTCCCATTTATATCTATAAATTGCAAACTAATCCTAAATCTTATTTTCACCTTATTCTTTATCAACTTATCATCATGGCCacaaataacaatattCAACTAAATGCAATTAACACCGTCCCATTATCTTCTAATAACGTTAATTCAGAGCATGGTAGCGCTCGCTTAGACCTCTTCACAAATGAAGCTGGAGATCCGTCATCAGGAAATgttaattcaaatattccatcTCAACCAGATTTGAGCATTCCAAGATTTATTTCCAATCAAGGCCCATCCGACTTGAATTCAATTGACATCGAGCAATTTAAGCTGTTCCAACAGtttcaacaatttttaaaaCTAACCAACAATCCTCAATCTCAAAACTCATCGACTCCAAGCTCACCAACACCAGAAATTTTCAACTTACCACAACAAATTCCAATAGAACCAAAAATACAAACTCCATCACCTCCACCAATTATTATGAATCCAAACTCTCaaccatcatcattaacATCAATCACTATCAATTTAACCAAGGTTAAATCACCAGATGAATTCAACTTATGGATTAttcattttattaaatttttaaatgGACGTCTTTTAACTGACGTGATTCCAGATGAATTCGGTACCGCTAAAAGATTATGTACAAATcaggaaaagaaatttattacATACATTTTTAAACAACATGTACCTTATGATCATTATCCATCATGGATGAAGATTGCATTGCAAGATCCGCAtctataa
- the CTM1 gene encoding cytochrome c lysine N-methyltransferase (ancestral locus Anc_5.419) produces MGCTRNVLEWYKRKTGVKVANGVYIRESSSDLIRGNELHVDLSKMEGFWDEECVELIRIPQKYLFTTKSIMEIMADSSEYPANVDWNTVNEEFKRYLKLFLNNPNMSDQINETIILVVCLFVVGNLSNVFEVPSKITYYLKAVLLNAHANTIETSIDLFKEYYPEMVPSSIENVLATCDEMSVTFTERYGPSKMTNVRELIAAIRTRCMDIPEEISPESDDFITNVTLVPLIDFANHSAFNNSYFDIDRETNDILLMTRTTIVPKDAKDFEVLLDYGEGSRIFHFAVTHGFVPRSIPEPHNEFWTFHLEDEFLRMFKVGNINLESFYKLLDIKPIIHVMNVRNEMSEEVLRPDLEHIPGSMVPYTFKQNWMIINVEQGLSELLTAFMCDSKNIEDSAWEYTEKLSDTLSLSAEDLTLKRLKCKLDLDHEHILHKSYALEVLAGEYHSGERVKHIYSRFEEMFKMYCYWRSDKIKKAFAAGLKPEGNNRLVHSILEYENNILSSKIALDLQ; encoded by the coding sequence ATGGGGTGCACCAGAAATGTCTTGGAATGGTACAAGAGGAAAACAGGCGTGAAAGTGGCCAACGGAGTGTATATTCGCGAATCTTCAAGCGATTTGATCAGGGGGAATGAATTGCACGTTGACTTGAGTAAGATGGAAGGGTTCTGGGATGAAGAATGTGTTGAATTAATTAGAATACcacaaaaatatttattcacTACTAAATCTATTATGGAAATTATGGCAGATAGTTCAGAGTACCCGGCAAATGTAGACTGGAATACCGTTAATGAGGAATTcaaaagatatttgaaGTTATTCCTAAACAATCCCAATATGTCGGatcaaattaatgaaaCCATTATTCTAGTTGTTTGTCtctttgttgttggtaATTTAAGTAATGTTTTTGAGGTACCATCCAAAATCACCTATTATTTAAAAGCCGTACTTCTAAATGCACACGCAAACACTATAGAGACAAGCATTGATCTGTTCAAAGAATATTACCCTGAAATGGTACCTTCCTCAATAGAGAATGTTCTTGCCACTTGTGATGAGATGAGTGTTACATTCACTGAAAGGTATGGGCCTTCGAAGATGACTAACGTTAGAGAATTGATAGCAGCCATCCGTACTAGATGCATGGACATCCCAGAAGAAATCAGCCCTGAAAGTGATGATTTTATTACAAATGTCACTTTGGTACCACTGATAGATTTTGCCAATCACAGCGccttcaataattcatattttgatatCGATCGTGAAACGAATGATATCTTGTTAATGACGAGGACTACGATCGTTCCAAAAGATGcaaaagattttgaagttTTACTTGATTATGGAGAGGGGTCTCGTATCTTCCATTTTGCTGTAACACATGGATTTGTTCCAAGATCGATTCCGGAACCACATAACGAATTCTGGACTTTTcatttggaagatgaattCTTAAGAATGTTTAAAGTGGGTAATATCAATCTTGAATCATTTTACAAGTTACTTGATATTAAGCCAATAATACATGTAATGAATGTACGGAATGAAATGTCTGAGGAAGTGCTTAGACCAGATCTTGAACACATTCCTGGCTCAATGGTACCATACACTTTCAAACAAAACTGGATGATTATTAATGTGGAACAGGGATTGAGTGAATTGTTAACAGCATTCATGTGTGATTCCaagaatattgaagatTCTGCGTGGGAATATACAGAGAAGTTGTCGGATACACTAAGCTTATCTGCCGAAGACCTCACCTTAAAAAGGTTGAAATGTAAATTAGACCTTGATCATGAACATATCTTACATAAGTCTTATGCTCTAGAGGTCTTAGCTGGTGAATATCACAGTGGTGAGAGGGTAAAACATATTTACTCAAGATTCGAAGAAATGTTCAAGATGTATTGTTATTGGAGGAGTGATAAGATAAAGAAGGCTTTTGCAGCAGGTCTGAAACCCGAAGGGAACAATAGACTCGTCCATTCCATTCTTGAgtatgaaaataatattctctCCAGTAAAATAGCTTTGGATTTACAATAg
- the KIC1 gene encoding putative serine/threonine protein kinase KIC1 (ancestral locus Anc_5.406), with amino-acid sequence MKRSGSTSTSGPITNGKPRASSLPKKQTSDQDVNSMFRRTEVIGRGKFGIVYKGYHVRTKQIYAIKVLNLDSDEDEVEDVQREVQFLSSLKQIPNITRYYGSYLKDTSLWIIMEYCAGGSLRSLLRPGKIDEKYIGVIMRELLVALKYIHKDNVIHRDIKAANVLITNEGSVKLCDFGVAAQLNQSTLRRQTMAGTPYWMAPEVIMEGVYYDTKVDIWSLGITAYEIATGNPPYCEVEALRAMQLITKSKPPRLESRSYTPLLKEFIALCLDEDPKERLSAEELSKTKFIKAHKLTPVSILKELISRYLLFRDRNKASSKEEDGMVAEGNRNIDHVQEKEENGPDNNGEKSHPVTTTDEHTENVGQENIDVKWDFDSLSSSEYIIENNINIDAIPEESTMDWTTEQQEQFNYAYPEEDQYYYHPTNNNIKTLYQSTTMGKNHPSTVYHNSTLNAPMNSTANFNTKMMMGTGTTGTHTNAGNVNTGTHNTAMATKRTETRAPKQLLELFEENDVINEENEHSADIMRINNISSGPPPSLEQSLSSSVVDGSSGTRPHQTLMNANAYYSQSTSVLPTLQTKFNKPHKGPISAITTAPTSIEIEIPEELPVSSALTPNPPDDDNSSTKPRSSTVSVIPHPYQQPPGLSRRLTVSDSANNTEVSVNTSNMNKIVGEDGSIYSTSSVPTTISAVAAGKIHHRTPSPSRILVNNGVSPVRKVAISPTGSGSSLIKNVITAASNLGPPPIMKPISMEDTKDPLLQPLNANMSKNNNNGHQMGSSTNTTTATKETSRVNGDFKKNNPNLKLQMPLPTTHLRNKLLDSNPGSATSAPITIPNISTNLTTQLNENINQFGFNTSSVSNVPVSMTPISEKNIDFGARLKRSQSTSNRKASNSFGDHSTTSNGIASTVNNVAAAESVAPNGTPLQTIASSASIATYNSMVSGGSTSNKMHPPPNLLDMSIFQDMDFNNLGSGKHIDKKPQMLSELENLLRMFEEGLPAIEAALEKQLITTPGGAEDH; translated from the coding sequence ATGAAAAGATCAGGATCAACCTCGACGTCGGGGCCTATAACAAATGGGAAACCAAGGGCTTCTTCATTACCCAAGAAACAAACTTCAGATCAAGATGTGAATTCCATGTTTAGAAGGACAGAAGTAATTGGTAGAGGTAAGTTTGGGATAGTCTATAAGGGTTACCATGTACGAACAAAACAGATTTACGCCATTAAAGTTCTTAATTTGGATTCggatgaggatgaagtGGAAGACGTCCAACGAGAAGTTCAATTTTTGTCATCTTTGAAGCAAATACCCAACATTACACGTTACTACGGATCTTATCTAAAGGACACTAGTCTGTGGATCATTATGGAGTATTGTGCTGGTGGATCCTTGAGATCGTTACTACGGCCAGGAaagattgatgaaaaatacaTTGGAGTTATCATGAGAGAGCTTCTAGTCGCATTAAAGTATATTCATAAGGATAACGTCATCCATCGTGATATAAAGGCAGCTAACGTTCTAATTACAAATGAAGGGTCTGTTAAGTTATGTGATTTCGGTGTTGCAGCTCAACTAAATCAATCCACTTTAAGACGACAAACAATGGCAGGTACTCCATATTGGATGGCACCTGAAGTGATCATGGAAGGTGTCTATTATGACACTAAAGTTGATATATGGTCTCTAGGTATAACAGCATATGAAATAGCCACGGGTAATCCACCGTACTGCGAAGTGGAAGCATTGAGAGCTATGCAACTAATAACGAAATCTAAACCACCAAGGTTAGAAAGCAGAAGTTACACTCCACTGctgaaagaatttattgCATTATGTTTGGATGAAGATCCAAAGGAAAGATTATCAGCAGAGGAGTTATCGAAGaccaaatttattaaagcACATAAACTTACACCCGTGTCCATTTTAAAGGAATTGATTTCACGATATCTATTGTTTAGAGATAGAAATAAGGCCTCAtctaaagaagaagatggaatGGTTGCCGAAGGTAATAGAAATATCGATCATGTGCaagagaaggaagaaaaCGGTCCAGATAATAATGGTGAGAAGAGTCATCCTGTAACAACAACAGATGAGCATACAGAGAATGTTGGacaagaaaatatagatGTCAAGTGGGATTTTGATTCTTTAAGTTCAAGCGAGtatattattgaaaataatataaatattgaCGCAATTCCAGAAGAATCAACCATGGATTGGACCACGGAACAACAAGAGCAGTTTAATTACGCTTATCCAGAGGAAGATcagtattattatcaccccacaaacaataatataaaGACTTTGTACCAAAGTACGACAATGGGGAAGAACCATCCAAGTACTGTCTATCATAATTCAACTTTAAACGCTCCCATGAATTCAACTGcaaatttcaatacaaagatgatgatgggGACTGGAACAACTGGAACACACACGAATGCTGGTAATGTTAATACTGGAACACATAATACGGCAATGGCTACTAAGAGGACAGAAACAAGGGCACCCAAACAATTATTAGAACTCTTCGAGGAGAATGATgtaattaatgaagaaaatgaacaCAGTGCCGATATTATGagaatcaataatatcaGTTCCGGACCACCGCCATCACTGGAACAATCTTTATCATCGTCTGTGGTTGATGGTTCTTCTGGAACACGTCCACATCAAACCCTCATGAATGCGAACGCCTACTATAGCCAAAGTACATCTGTTCTACCGACACTGCAaacaaaattcaataaaccaCATAAGGGACCCATCAGTGCAATTACTACCGCACCCACCtccattgaaattgaaatccCAGAAGAACTACCAGTGAGTTCGGCTCTGACTCCTAACCCTCCAGATGACGATAACTCATCTACAAAACCAAGATCCTCCACAGTTTCCGTGATCCCTCATCCCTATCAACAGCCACCCGGTTTATCAAGAAGATTGACTGTCAGTGACAGTGCAAACAATACTGAAGTGTCAGTCAACACTTCGAATATGAATAAGATAGTAGGTGAAGATGGGAGTATTTATTCTACATCATCGGTTCCTACAACAATATCAGCAGTGGCTGCTGGTAAAATACATCATCGAACTCCATCTCCCTCAAGAATATTGGTCAATAATGGTGTCTCACCGGTTAGGAAAGTAGCCATATCACCTACTGGTAGCGGATCTTCTTTGATCAAGAACGTGATTACAGCAGCATCGAACCTAGGTCCACCACCCATCATGAAGCCTATTAGTATGGAAGATACAAAGGATCCCTTATTACAGCCCTTAAACGCCAACATGtcaaagaataataataacggGCACCAAATGGGATCATCTACAAATACAACTACCGCCACCAAGGAGACGAGTCGTGTTAATGGTGAttttaagaaaaataatccaaatttaaagTTGCAAATGCCATTACCAACTACGCATCTACGAAACAAACTGTTGGATTCCAATCCTGGCTCAGCAACATCAGCACCTATTACAATACCTAACATTTCCACAAATCTAACTACTCAATTGAACGAGaatattaatcaatttggatttaatACGAGCAGTGTCTCTAATGTACCGGTATCCATGACACCAATCAGTGAGAAAAATATAGATTTCGGGGCCAGGTTGAAGAGAAGCCAAAGTACGTCTAATAGAAAGGCATCCAATTCATTTGGGGATCATTCAACAACCTCTAATGGTATTGCATCAACTGTCAACAATGTTGCTGCAGCGGAGTCGGTTGCACCAAACGGAACTCCTTTACAAACAATCGCATCATCTGCTTCTATTGCTACATACAATTCCATGGTGTCCGGTGGGTCAACCTCTAACAAGATGCATCCACCTCCAAACTTGCTAGACATGAGTATATTTCAGGACATGGACTTCAATAACCTTGGCAGCGGCAAACATATAGACAAGAAGCCACAAATGCTATCTGAACTGGAGAACCTGCTACGGATGTTTGAAGAGGGTTTACCTGCGATAGAAGCGGCTTTGGAGAAGCAGTTGATCACCACTCCCGGAGGCGCAGAGGACCATTGA
- the NCAS0H01950 gene encoding uncharacterized protein (ancestral locus Anc_5.407): MTTIEDSTMNKEFEELHISKRLPAIPSASNAKPVHRDSLTVNKSQVGLGLGRRPSDNLLRSFAHEERIPNETTSFNPDEFSPPRGKLIDRPVSNDSIGTRSSGLFSSPSSDLNSGSSSIENEIGEEALPDENDESLDSIENVPATRDPRDFIISSKSKQTFNDMVTPSKTFFRNGTKAKSQVCVVPQGSLPMRTLQNSNNGNLVSNAPKMLPNQRLYKHANSTSAILANKVPLTPSQRYRLRREQNEKSIRSTIRKKEKYYDQQDQVIELQDGDIDDSLVWDIPMASFLTTSFLTKSNNTSFSQSPALRQSPLLAPPNAPFQSGKQRTNSPTHNCRANSNPPVLDYKEMPTSPIPGINKVSDLQYMQDTSMNLSSVYLHSTNTISKSKLLERTESAECLPLEFKEASERGMEDLLLVSEDKLGVVSHSRPSWLPPKDSKERKLHEREISKSMSIASIEQLDRNKEREERLIRDETNRQKYVLLLERDITRNSSLQSCKKVIWETAFGDDTRRSAYDEILQSKTGLVTEKYIESFDGLMKTLKEMDFIEGKTVELKALIKKAIETKISGRSGMSSDLLLMLQLKSISHEGLLPGDELLFHHLLLCKSFTSLKQVWEMVNLIQLTCFNDACKEKYDSNIIDPRGVVAHYLLKDPEFQKEFTSSCLNYPTIWNVLERVDHSLFMWILDAIVVANNQCFSKHPVKQNDYQDKDWDYYRSKKVVVNYKIIASLILNVLLNYHFGFNDLQQLSSVDDEKFCIPIPFDDLLDMEAVNGVFMKKWQHYYNKF; the protein is encoded by the coding sequence ATGACAACCATTGAAGATTCTACAATGAACAAGGAGTTCGAGGAATTACACATATCGAAAAGACTCCCCGCTATACCGTCTGCTTCCAACGCCAAACCAGTGCATCGAGATAGTTTGACTGTAAATAAGAGTCAAGTCGGTCTCGGGCTAGGAAGGAGACCCAGCgataatttattaagaaGTTTTGCTCATGAGGAGAGGATTCCTAATGAGACTACCAGTTTTAATCCAGATGAATTTTCACCACCAAGAGGCAAATTAATTGATAGACCTGTCTCGAATGATTCAATTGGTACCAGATCAAGCGGATTGTTTTCTTCACCTTCCTCAGATCTGAATTCTGGTAGTTCATCTAtcgaaaatgaaattggtGAGGAAGCCCTCCCTGATGAAAATGACGAATCTCTAGACTCTATAGAAAATGTGCCAGCAACGAGGGATCCACGAGATTTTATTATAAGTTCGAAGAGTAAACAAACTTTCAATGATATGGTGACACCGTCCAAGACTTTTTTCCGTAATGGAACTAAAGCCAAGTCTCAAGTATGTGTTGTTCCACAAGGTAGTTTGCCAATGAGAACGCTTCAAAATAGTAATAATGGGAACTTGGTATCTAACGCACCCAAGATGCTGCCTAATCAAAGACTATATAAGCATGCCAATAGTACGTCAGCCATCCTGGCAAATAAAGTCCCATTGACACCTTCTCAGCGTTATAGGTTACGCAGAGAACAAAATGAGAAATCCATCAGAAGTACAATAAGgaagaaggaaaagtaCTATGATCAACAAGACCAAGTGATAGAATTACAAGATGGTGATATTGACGACTCATTAGTTTGGGATATCCCAATGGCATCATTCTTAACCACGTCATTCTTAACCAAATCCAATAACACAAGTTTTTCTCAGTCTCCTGCCCTGAGACAATCGCCATTATTAGCACCTCCTAACGCACCATTCCAGTCGGGGAAACAGAGAACTAACTCACCTACACATAATTGTCGTGCTAATTCTAATCCTCCTGTACTAGATTATAAGGAAATGCCCACATCACCAATCCCTGGTATCAACAAAGTTTCTGATCTACAATATATGCAAGACACATCGATGAACTTATCATCAGTTTATTTACATTCTACTAATACAATCTCTAAAAGTAAATTATTGGAACGGACAGAATCAGCAGAATGTTTACCActtgaatttaaagaagcTAGTGAGAGAGGAATGGAAGATCTTCTCCTTGTTTCAGAAGATAAATTGGGTGTCGTGAGTCATTCCAGACCGAGTTGGTTACCACCAAAGGATTCTAAGGAGAGAAAGTTACATGAGAGGGAAATTAGTAAGAGTATGAGTATAGCCTCCATTGAGCAATTGGATAGAAATAAAGAACGGGAGGAGAGATTGATTCGAGATGAAACAAATAGACAGAAGTAtgttttattattagaaagAGACATTACAAGAAATTCCTCATTGCAAAGTTGTAAGAAAGTCATATGGGAGACAGCTTTTGGTGATGACACTAGACGTTCAGCATATgatgaaattcttcaaagtaAGACTGGTCTTGTCACGGAGAAATACATTGAATCGTTTGATGGTCTAATGAAGACATTGAAGGAGATGGATTTCATTGAAGGTAAAACTGTTGAATTAAAGGCATTAATAAAAAAGGCTATCGAAACGAAGATTAGCGGTAGAAGTGGAATGTCATCTGATTTACTTTTAATGTTGCAAttaaaatcaatttcaCATGAAGGGTTACTTCCTGGTGATGAACTTCTATTCCATCATTTGTTGTTATGTAAATCCTTTACCTCGTTGAAACAAGTTTGGGAAATGGTTAACTTAATTCAATTAACATGTTTCAATGATGCATGCAAGGAAAAATATGATTCAAATATCATAGATCCTCGTGGTGTAGTCGCGCATTATCTTCTTAAGGACCCtgaatttcaaaaggaaTTCACCTCTTCGTGTTTAAATTATCCCACCATTTGGAATGTCCTTGAGCGTGTGGatcattctcttttcaTGTGGATTTTGGATGctattgttgttgctaATAATCAATGTTTTTCTAAACATCCTGTGAAACAGAATGACTATCAGGATAAGGATTGGGACTATTACAGATCAAAGAAAGTTGTGGTTAATTATAAAATCATTGCatcattaattttgaatgtattattaaattatcattttgGGTTCAACGATTTACAACAGCTATCCAGtgtggatgatgaaaaattttgcATTCCTATAccatttgatgatttattagatATGGAAGCTGTGAATGGAGTATTTATGAAGAAATGGCAGCATTATTATAACAAATTTTAA
- the CDC12 gene encoding septin CDC12 (ancestral locus Anc_5.412) codes for MVELKSRTKKTATPPVAAPEPPTVPPPVGIANLPNQRYKIVSEQGGYFTMMVAGESGLGKTTFVNTLFQTTLKHADPQRNRFSPLKKTVDVDIIRAELEEKNFTLRVNVIDTPGFGDNVNNNKAWQPLVDFIDDQHDSYMRQEQQPYRKVKFDLRVHAVLYFIKPTGHGLKPIDIETMKRLSTRANLIPIIAKADTLTAPELKTFKSRIRQVIEAQEIRIFTPPLTNDIKEDSTEAVAMEHARQLIESMPFAIIGSENTYDNGQGTNVVARKYPWGLVEVENDAHCDFRKLRGLLLRTYLLDLITNTEQLHYETYRKLRLEGGSATGDNDDPSLPVKAPARKLSHNPKYKEEENALKKYFTDQVKAEEQRFRQWEQNIVNERTRLNGDLEEIQSKVKKLEEQVRTLQLKKR; via the coding sequence ATGGTTGAACTAAAAAGCAGGACTAAAAAAACCGCCACACCACCTGTGGCAGCCCCCGAACCACCTACCGTGCCTCCTCCTGTAGGAATTGCCAATTTGCCTAACCAACGTTACAAGATTGTAAGCGAACAGGGCGGTTATTTCACTATGATGGTTGCCGGTGAAAGTGGATTAGGTAAGACAACTTTCGTGAACACTTTGTTTCAAACTACTTTAAAGCATGCTGATCCTCAAAGGAATAGATTTTCTCCCTTGAAGAAGACCGTCGATGTGGATATTATTCGTGCTGAATTGGAGGAAAAGAATTTCACTTTGAGAGTGAATGTCATTGATACCCCGGGATTTGGTGACAATGTCAATAACAACAAGGCTTGGCAACCATTGGTGGACTTCATTGATGATCAACATGACTCGTATATGCGTcaagaacaacaaccaTACCGTAAGGttaaatttgatttgaGAGTTCATGCTGTCTTGTATTTCATCAAACCCACCGGTCATGGTTTAAAACccattgatattgaaacGATGAAGAGACTTTCTACTAGAGCCAATTTGATTCCTATCATTGCTAAAGCTGATACCCTAACTGCTCCAGAATTaaaaactttcaaatcaaGGATTAGACAAGTTATAGAAGCACAAGAGATTAGAATTTTCACTCCCCCATTGACCAATGATATTAAAGAGGATTCCACTGAAGCTGTCGCCATGGAACATGCAAGACAATTGATTGAATCCATGCCATTTGCCATTATAGGTTCTGAGAATACGTATGATAATGGACAGGGGACAAATGTTGTAGCTAGAAAATATCCATGGGGGCTTGTAGAAGTGGAGAATGATGCACATTGTGATTTCCGTAAATTGAGAGGTTTACTGTTAAGAACGTATCTATTAGATTTAATTACCAATACGGAGCAATTACATTACGAGACCTATAGAAAATTAAGATTAGAAGGTGGTTCAGCCACTggtgataatgatgatcCTTCATTACCAGTTAAGGCACCAGCAAGAAAATTGTCACATAATCCTaaatataaagaagaagaaaacgcattaaagaaatatttcacAGATCAAGTAAAGGCTGAAGAGCAAAGATTTAGACAATGGgaacaaaatattgttaatgaaagaaCCAGATTGAATGGagatttggaagaaataCAATCCAAGGTCAAGAAATTGGAGGAACAAGTAAGAACGcttcaattgaagaaacgTTGA